In Streptomyces seoulensis, the following are encoded in one genomic region:
- a CDS encoding class I SAM-dependent methyltransferase, which produces MHAVSYTAQWMAAARALESEREDALYVDPLARDLAEPKGFELIDRYTGGGLLPFISIRTRFLDDAIRDLLADGSIGQVVLIAAGMDTRAFRLDWPDDVDVYEVDHGPLITEKRRRLDALGAKPSVKRHEVSADLTKEWLPDLEAAGFDRTRPTLWVAEALTFFLTEEQAAGLLRLLASASAPGSHLAFDILGRTLLRSPFSKPFLDRLAEDGTPWIFGTDEPEPFLQANGWEVESLKEPGQPGAGEGRWPYDVQPRGRRFANRLWLIRARLAAQ; this is translated from the coding sequence ATGCACGCCGTTTCGTACACCGCACAGTGGATGGCCGCCGCCCGCGCCCTGGAGTCCGAGCGCGAGGACGCCCTCTACGTCGACCCGCTGGCCCGCGACCTCGCCGAGCCCAAGGGGTTCGAGCTGATCGACCGCTACACCGGCGGCGGTCTGCTGCCGTTCATCTCCATCCGCACCCGCTTCCTGGACGACGCCATCCGCGACCTGCTCGCGGACGGTTCCATCGGCCAGGTCGTGCTGATCGCGGCCGGCATGGACACCCGCGCCTTCCGCCTCGACTGGCCCGACGACGTCGACGTCTACGAGGTCGACCACGGCCCGCTCATCACCGAGAAGCGGCGCCGCCTCGACGCGCTGGGCGCCAAGCCCTCCGTCAAGCGCCACGAGGTGTCCGCCGACCTGACCAAGGAGTGGCTGCCCGACCTGGAGGCGGCCGGCTTCGACCGGACGCGGCCCACGCTCTGGGTCGCCGAGGCGCTGACCTTCTTCCTCACCGAGGAGCAGGCCGCCGGGCTGCTGCGCCTGCTGGCCTCCGCCTCCGCGCCCGGCAGCCACCTCGCCTTCGACATCCTCGGCCGGACCCTGCTGCGCAGCCCGTTCTCCAAGCCGTTCCTCGACCGGCTCGCCGAGGACGGCACACCGTGGATCTTCGGCACCGACGAGCCGGAGCCGTTCCTTCAGGCCAACGGCTGGGAGGTCGAGTCGCTGAAGGAGCCGGGCCAGCCCGGCGCGGGGGAGGGACGCTGGCCCTACGACGTCCAGCCGCGCGGACGCCGGTTCGCCAACCGGCTGTGGCTGATCCGAGCCCGGCTCGCCGCACAGTGA
- a CDS encoding pyridoxamine 5'-phosphate oxidase family protein has protein sequence MSRYARLAFTKNVRGVQEERGSAQAMARLLARDTEEPDRMGPDEADFIQARDGFYLASTGEDGWPYVQFRGGPPGFVHVLDSGTLAWVEVRGNRQYITAGNLRSDDRVSLFFMDYANPTRLKIFGRAETRDPAEFPELHERLSDLRTDGPLELLMLIRVEGLFWNCPKHITPRYSEPELAEALEPVRERMRMLAEENLELRERLQARD, from the coding sequence ATGAGCCGGTACGCGCGGTTGGCGTTCACCAAGAATGTGCGGGGCGTCCAGGAGGAGCGGGGCAGTGCGCAGGCGATGGCGCGGCTGCTGGCGCGGGACACCGAGGAGCCGGACCGGATGGGGCCGGACGAGGCGGACTTCATCCAGGCCCGCGACGGGTTCTACCTGGCCAGCACCGGTGAGGACGGCTGGCCGTACGTGCAGTTCCGGGGCGGTCCGCCGGGGTTCGTGCATGTGCTGGACAGCGGCACGCTGGCCTGGGTGGAGGTGCGCGGCAACCGGCAGTACATCACCGCGGGCAACCTCCGCTCCGACGACCGGGTCTCGCTGTTCTTCATGGACTACGCCAACCCCACCCGGCTGAAGATCTTCGGCCGCGCGGAGACCCGCGATCCGGCCGAATTCCCCGAGCTGCACGAGCGGTTGTCCGACCTGCGCACCGACGGCCCGCTGGAGCTGCTGATGCTGATCCGGGTCGAGGGGCTGTTCTGGAACTGCCCCAAGCACATCACCCCGCGCTACTCGGAGCCGGAGCTGGCCGAGGCGCTGGAGCCGGTGCGGGAACGGATGCGGATGCTGGCCGAGGAGAACCTGGAGCTGCGGGAGCGGCTCCAGGCGCGGGACTGA
- a CDS encoding DUF1348 family protein, protein MPARPPLPPFTRDSATEKVRLAEDGWNSRDPHKVSLAYSPDSRWRNRAEFLSGREAIVAFLTRKWDRELDYRLVKELWAFGDDRIAVRFAYEWHDDSGNWFRSYGNENWEFDGEGLMRVRIASINDLPIEESERKYRWPLGPRPDGHPRLSELGL, encoded by the coding sequence ATGCCCGCCCGACCGCCCCTGCCCCCGTTCACCCGCGACAGTGCCACCGAGAAGGTCCGGCTGGCGGAGGACGGCTGGAACTCCCGCGACCCGCACAAGGTGTCCCTCGCCTACTCGCCCGACAGCCGCTGGCGCAATCGCGCCGAATTCCTCTCCGGCCGCGAGGCGATCGTCGCCTTCCTCACCCGCAAGTGGGACCGGGAACTCGACTACCGGCTGGTCAAGGAGCTGTGGGCCTTCGGTGACGACCGGATCGCGGTCCGCTTCGCCTACGAGTGGCACGACGACTCGGGCAACTGGTTCCGGTCCTACGGCAACGAGAACTGGGAGTTCGACGGCGAGGGGCTGATGCGGGTGCGGATCGCCTCCATCAACGATCTGCCCATCGAGGAGTCGGAGCGGAAGTACCGCTGGCCGCTCGGGCCTCGGCCGGACGGGCATCCGAGGCTGTCGGAGCTGGGGCTCTGA
- a CDS encoding VOC family protein, translating to MTAPDDRSRPAMQERAFPLVFAEHVPATAAFYERLGFTRLRQNPPEGEPTYIALARGTAELAVVSADWPATRYGRPLGTGVRFEMFVLVDDLDTLLKELAGAGVPLLRDPVEMPWGERIAYLTDPDGNPVALAAGPHS from the coding sequence ATGACCGCCCCCGACGACAGGAGCCGCCCCGCCATGCAGGAACGCGCCTTCCCCCTGGTCTTCGCCGAGCACGTCCCGGCGACCGCCGCCTTCTACGAACGGCTCGGCTTCACCCGGCTGCGGCAGAACCCGCCCGAGGGCGAGCCCACGTACATCGCCCTCGCCCGCGGCACGGCGGAGCTGGCCGTGGTCTCCGCCGACTGGCCGGCCACCCGGTACGGCCGGCCGCTGGGCACCGGGGTCAGGTTCGAGATGTTCGTCCTCGTCGACGACCTGGACACCCTGCTGAAGGAACTCGCCGGAGCCGGCGTCCCGTTGCTGCGCGACCCCGTGGAGATGCCGTGGGGCGAGCGGATCGCCTACCTCACCGACCCCGACGGCAACCCCGTGGCCCTGGCCGCCGGACCCCACTCCTGA
- a CDS encoding aldehyde dehydrogenase family protein: protein MPPTPEEEALPQLDALGPRGPYRARNRLTVTDVSGAPVAQLSLVPGVFLHRALTALRRAEPPAPDHRAAVLARAAELFTTGRLGGLTVAEHEHLVSRVGGVPLAVVRTATRAIGERLAAAYDSARRARPVDARDDWRDPLTRAGRAVWTRRGEVFAVNAAGNHPGTHSLWPEALALGFRVAVRPSRREPFTPYRLITALREAGLGPDQVAFLPTGHELADELLRGADLGMVYGGDDAVRRHRSDPAVLTQGPGRSKILVTADVDWREHLDTIVDSVSHHGGTGCVNATAVLVEGDPAPLCAALAERLGALPALAPEDDKAVLPVQPVATARAFGTHLANRAAGTRAWLGAEGVVAELGDGSAALRPAVHQADRPDAAQLGVELPFPCVWVAPWTPEAGTAVLRDSLVVTALTRREELIDRLLDEPTIGNVYVGDTPTYRIAPGLPHDGFLGDFLMRTKAVIRT from the coding sequence ATGCCGCCCACGCCGGAAGAGGAGGCGTTGCCCCAGCTCGACGCGCTCGGGCCGAGGGGCCCGTACCGGGCCCGCAACCGGCTCACGGTCACCGATGTCTCCGGGGCGCCGGTCGCCCAGCTCAGCCTGGTGCCTGGCGTGTTCCTGCACCGCGCGCTGACCGCGCTGCGCCGGGCCGAGCCGCCGGCCCCCGATCACCGGGCCGCCGTACTGGCCCGCGCCGCCGAGCTGTTCACCACCGGCCGGCTGGGCGGACTCACCGTCGCCGAGCACGAGCACCTCGTCAGCCGGGTCGGCGGTGTGCCCCTGGCGGTCGTCCGCACCGCGACCCGCGCCATCGGGGAGCGCCTGGCCGCCGCGTACGACAGCGCCCGGCGGGCGAGGCCCGTGGACGCCCGCGACGACTGGCGCGACCCGCTCACCCGCGCCGGGCGCGCGGTGTGGACCCGGCGCGGCGAGGTGTTCGCGGTGAACGCGGCCGGCAACCACCCCGGCACCCACAGCCTCTGGCCCGAGGCGCTGGCGCTCGGCTTCCGGGTCGCCGTCCGCCCCTCGCGCCGGGAGCCGTTCACCCCGTACCGTCTGATCACCGCGCTGCGCGAGGCCGGACTCGGGCCGGACCAGGTGGCGTTCCTGCCCACCGGGCACGAACTGGCCGACGAGCTGCTGCGCGGCGCCGACCTCGGCATGGTGTACGGCGGCGACGACGCGGTCCGGCGCCACCGGAGCGACCCGGCGGTGCTCACCCAGGGGCCCGGCCGGTCCAAGATCCTCGTCACCGCCGACGTGGACTGGCGCGAGCACCTGGACACCATCGTCGACTCGGTCAGCCACCACGGCGGCACCGGCTGCGTCAACGCCACCGCCGTCCTCGTGGAGGGCGACCCGGCCCCGCTGTGCGCGGCCCTCGCCGAACGGCTCGGCGCGCTGCCCGCGCTCGCGCCGGAGGACGACAAGGCCGTCCTGCCCGTCCAACCCGTCGCCACGGCACGGGCGTTCGGCACCCATCTGGCCAACCGGGCGGCGGGCACCCGGGCCTGGCTGGGCGCGGAGGGGGTGGTGGCCGAACTCGGTGACGGCAGTGCCGCGTTGCGGCCCGCCGTGCACCAGGCCGACCGGCCCGACGCGGCCCAGCTCGGCGTCGAACTGCCCTTCCCCTGCGTCTGGGTGGCGCCCTGGACCCCCGAGGCCGGCACGGCCGTCCTGCGGGACAGCCTCGTCGTCACCGCGCTGACCCGGCGGGAGGAACTGATCGACCGGCTGCTGGATGAGCCCACCATCGGCAACGTCTACGTCGGCGACACCCCCACCTACCGCATCGCGCCCGGACTGCCGCACGACGGCTTCCTCGGCGACTTCCTGATGCGCACCAAGGCGGTCATCCGCACCTGA
- a CDS encoding PhzF family phenazine biosynthesis protein, translated as MHEYLLVDAFSRKPLYGNPVAVFLDAGDLSAETMQRIAREMNLSETTFVHPARDGGDARIRIFTPVNELPFAGHPLLGTAVALGEVLKRDRLRLETAMGTIPVELADDDGAVTVRMRQPHPVWEPYEHAGELLEALGVTRTVAPVEIYRNGPRHVFVGLESVAALSALTPDHRALTRFPDMAANCFAGEGSHWRTRMFSPAYGVVEDAATGSAAGPLAIHLARHGLARYGQPLEILQGVEMGRPSLMLATAEGTGEHITSVQVGGHGVPVGRGTLYV; from the coding sequence ATGCACGAGTACCTGCTCGTGGACGCCTTCTCCCGCAAACCGCTGTACGGCAACCCGGTCGCCGTCTTCCTGGACGCCGGCGACCTCTCGGCCGAGACGATGCAGCGGATCGCGCGGGAGATGAACCTCTCCGAGACCACCTTCGTCCACCCCGCCCGCGACGGCGGCGACGCGCGCATCCGCATCTTCACCCCGGTCAACGAACTGCCTTTCGCCGGGCACCCGTTGCTCGGCACCGCGGTCGCGCTCGGCGAAGTGCTCAAGCGGGACCGGCTGAGGCTGGAGACCGCCATGGGCACCATCCCCGTCGAACTCGCCGACGACGACGGCGCGGTGACCGTCCGCATGCGGCAGCCGCACCCCGTCTGGGAACCGTACGAGCACGCGGGGGAGTTGCTGGAGGCACTCGGCGTCACCAGGACCGTCGCCCCGGTGGAGATCTACCGCAACGGCCCCCGGCACGTCTTCGTCGGCCTGGAGAGCGTCGCCGCGCTCTCCGCGCTCACCCCGGACCACCGCGCCCTCACCCGCTTCCCCGACATGGCGGCCAACTGCTTCGCCGGGGAGGGCTCGCACTGGCGGACCCGGATGTTCTCCCCGGCCTACGGCGTCGTCGAGGACGCGGCGACCGGATCGGCGGCGGGCCCCCTCGCCATCCACCTCGCCCGGCACGGCCTCGCCCGCTACGGACAGCCGCTGGAGATCCTCCAGGGTGTGGAGATGGGCCGCCCCTCGCTGATGCTCGCCACCGCCGAGGGCACCGGGGAGCACATCACCTCCGTCCAGGTCGGCGGCCACGGCGTCCCGGTGGGGCGCGGAACCCTCTACGTCTAG
- a CDS encoding anthranilate synthase family protein: MSPPSDLLDRLLAAPGDHDFALLHRPESGTPGTVDVLLGDVTHPATLAGLPLPESTPGSGHEVLVLVPYRQLAERDFAAPDDGSPLIALTVTEQAQLPLGRVLERLPDTPVGMSGHRFDLSDDEYAEKVRQVVADEIGTGEGANFVLRRTLLADLDGYTPHTALAVFRRLTAVEHSAYWTFVIHVGGRAFVGATPERHISVRDGHAVMNPISGTYRYPPGGADLAGLTAFLQDRKETDELYMVLDEELKMMSRVCDPGVRVTGPRLKEMARLAHTEYFIEGRTRRDLRDILRETLFAPTVTGSPVESAARVIQRHEPQGRGYYSGVAALISREPGGGRSLDSAILIRTADIAADGKLRLAVGATLVRHSSPRAEAAETRAKAAGLLHALGGAAGPDVPPVSAARFGDRPEVQEALRGRNADIADFWLAATPPGALRVPELKGQKILVVDAEDAFTAMIVQQLEALGPTAEVLRYDRLQGRLDGFDAVVMGPGPGDPQDTADPKIAALDAAVAQLLRDRLPFLAVCLSHQVLSRRLGLPLIRRAEPNQGLQRAIDLFGQRERVGYYNTFAAVSPADHHHVPGTGEVAVSRDPETGEVDALRGPHFASFQFHAESVLTVDGPRLLGDALRGVLAR; the protein is encoded by the coding sequence GTGAGCCCGCCCAGCGACCTCCTGGACCGCCTGCTCGCCGCACCCGGCGACCACGACTTCGCCCTGCTGCACCGGCCCGAGAGCGGTACCCCGGGCACCGTCGACGTCCTGCTGGGCGACGTCACCCACCCCGCCACGCTCGCCGGACTGCCGCTGCCGGAGAGCACCCCGGGCTCCGGCCACGAGGTCCTCGTCCTGGTGCCCTACCGCCAGCTCGCCGAACGGGACTTCGCCGCCCCCGACGACGGCTCGCCTCTGATCGCGCTCACCGTCACCGAGCAGGCCCAACTGCCCCTCGGCAGGGTGCTGGAGCGGCTGCCCGACACCCCGGTCGGCATGAGCGGCCACCGCTTCGACCTCTCCGACGACGAGTACGCCGAGAAGGTCCGGCAGGTCGTCGCCGACGAGATCGGCACCGGCGAGGGCGCCAACTTCGTGCTGCGCCGCACCCTCCTCGCCGACCTCGACGGCTACACCCCGCACACCGCGCTGGCCGTCTTCCGCCGGCTGACCGCGGTCGAGCACAGCGCCTACTGGACCTTCGTCATCCACGTCGGCGGGCGGGCCTTCGTCGGCGCCACCCCGGAACGGCACATCTCGGTACGGGACGGCCACGCCGTGATGAACCCCATCAGCGGCACCTACCGCTACCCGCCCGGCGGCGCCGACCTGGCCGGACTCACCGCGTTCCTTCAGGACCGCAAGGAGACCGACGAGCTGTACATGGTGCTGGACGAGGAACTGAAGATGATGTCCCGAGTCTGCGACCCCGGCGTCCGGGTCACCGGACCCCGGCTGAAGGAGATGGCCCGGCTCGCCCACACCGAGTACTTCATCGAGGGCCGCACCCGCCGCGACCTGCGCGACATCCTCCGCGAGACGCTGTTCGCGCCCACCGTCACCGGCAGCCCGGTGGAGAGCGCGGCCCGTGTCATCCAGCGCCACGAACCCCAGGGGCGCGGCTACTACAGCGGGGTCGCCGCGCTGATCAGCCGCGAACCCGGCGGCGGGCGCTCGCTGGACTCCGCCATCCTGATCCGCACCGCCGACATCGCCGCCGACGGCAAGCTGCGGCTGGCCGTCGGCGCCACCCTCGTACGCCACTCCTCGCCGCGCGCGGAGGCCGCCGAGACCCGGGCCAAGGCGGCCGGGCTGCTGCACGCCCTGGGCGGCGCGGCCGGCCCGGACGTGCCCCCGGTGTCGGCGGCGCGCTTCGGGGACCGGCCCGAGGTGCAGGAGGCGCTGCGCGGCCGGAACGCCGACATCGCCGACTTCTGGCTCGCTGCCACGCCCCCCGGCGCCCTCCGGGTGCCCGAGCTGAAGGGGCAGAAGATCCTGGTGGTGGACGCCGAGGACGCGTTCACCGCGATGATCGTCCAGCAGCTCGAAGCACTCGGGCCCACCGCCGAGGTGCTGCGCTACGACCGGCTCCAGGGCCGCCTCGACGGGTTCGACGCGGTCGTGATGGGCCCCGGCCCCGGCGACCCGCAGGACACCGCCGACCCGAAGATCGCCGCGCTGGACGCGGCCGTGGCCCAACTCCTGCGCGACCGCCTGCCGTTCCTCGCGGTCTGCCTCAGCCACCAGGTGCTCAGCCGGCGCCTCGGCCTCCCGCTGATCCGGCGCGCGGAACCCAACCAGGGGCTGCAACGGGCCATCGACCTGTTCGGGCAGCGGGAACGCGTCGGCTACTACAACACGTTCGCCGCCGTCAGCCCCGCCGACCACCACCATGTGCCCGGCACCGGAGAGGTCGCGGTCAGCCGGGACCCGGAGACCGGCGAGGTCGACGCGCTGCGCGGGCCGCACTTCGCCTCCTTCCAGTTCCACGCCGAGTCCGTGCTCACCGTCGACGGACCCCGGCTGCTCGGGGACGCGCTGCGGGGGGTGCTCGCCCGATGA
- a CDS encoding amidase domain-containing protein, with product MVAGVALLPNWSAGAAVTDDPTVDTATKATFQKLADAVFTDRTQALVAGATEGRKQRTSGFSGDVRLSGTQSRQEDSALSQLRGRKSRLAALGEQYSAGSTSVKLDATQVKGRRATVAVTETTSLTYKKVTGNEPPTTGFQAHHELTFQADRGGNWQLTRIKDTDEGYLAVNQVAKPEVAKVQVKADDSPPDAPRAATTRPAPAKPKTLTGTGYDYKAMVAYATKYWSKYNTEYPDFNGAGAGGDCTNFVSQSLKAGGWKHVPGYTNDFHKWFGTADIQSDSFVGVNEFSWFALSSKRVTSLANVYQADIGDVIQMDFNKDGSKDHTMIVTKRDAQGVPYVTYHSTNTYNRSVASLVASYPTAAFYAYRT from the coding sequence GTGGTGGCGGGCGTCGCCCTGCTGCCCAACTGGAGCGCGGGCGCGGCGGTCACCGACGACCCCACCGTCGACACGGCGACCAAGGCGACCTTCCAGAAGCTCGCGGACGCGGTCTTCACCGACCGTACGCAGGCCCTGGTGGCCGGTGCCACTGAGGGCCGCAAGCAGCGGACCTCCGGTTTCTCCGGCGATGTGCGCCTGTCCGGCACGCAGTCGCGCCAGGAGGACTCGGCGCTCAGCCAGCTGCGCGGCCGCAAGAGCCGTCTGGCCGCGCTGGGTGAGCAGTACAGCGCGGGCAGCACCAGCGTGAAGCTGGACGCCACGCAGGTCAAGGGACGGCGGGCCACGGTGGCCGTCACCGAGACCACGTCGCTGACGTACAAGAAGGTCACGGGCAACGAGCCTCCCACCACGGGGTTCCAGGCGCACCACGAGCTGACCTTCCAGGCGGACCGCGGTGGCAACTGGCAGCTCACGCGCATCAAGGACACCGACGAGGGCTACCTCGCGGTGAACCAGGTGGCGAAGCCCGAGGTCGCCAAGGTCCAGGTGAAGGCGGACGACAGCCCGCCGGACGCGCCCCGCGCGGCCACCACCCGGCCGGCCCCGGCGAAGCCGAAGACCCTCACGGGCACCGGCTACGACTACAAGGCCATGGTCGCGTACGCGACGAAGTACTGGAGCAAGTACAACACCGAGTACCCGGACTTCAACGGGGCCGGCGCGGGTGGTGACTGCACCAACTTCGTCAGCCAGTCGCTGAAGGCGGGTGGCTGGAAGCACGTTCCCGGTTACACGAACGACTTCCACAAGTGGTTCGGTACCGCCGACATCCAGTCGGACTCCTTCGTGGGTGTGAACGAGTTCTCCTGGTTCGCGCTGTCCTCGAAGCGGGTCACGAGCCTTGCGAACGTCTATCAGGCCGACATCGGCGATGTCATCCAGATGGACTTCAACAAGGACGGGTCCAAGGACCACACGATGATCGTCACCAAGCGCGACGCCCAGGGCGTGCCCTACGTGACGTACCACTCCACCAACACCTACAACCGGTCGGTGGCGAGCCTCGTCGCGTCCTACCCGACGGCGGCGTTCTACGCCTACCGCACCTGA
- a CDS encoding isochorismatase family protein translates to MVGIPRIAPYALPAADSLPANTVHWTPDPQRATLLIHDMQHFFLRSVPDPLRSELIDNAAQLRKRAASLAVPVAYTAQPGRMTDEDRGLLKDFWGPGMRTTPEDREVVPELAPDPGDWLLTKYRYSAFHRSGLLRRLRAAGRDQLVICGVYAQIGVLATAIEAYTNDIQVFLAADAVADFTAERHRLTLDYVAEHCGVVLPSAEVFR, encoded by the coding sequence GTGGTCGGCATACCCCGTATCGCGCCCTACGCCCTGCCGGCGGCGGACAGCCTCCCGGCGAACACGGTCCACTGGACGCCGGACCCGCAGCGGGCCACGCTGCTGATCCACGACATGCAGCACTTCTTCCTGCGTTCCGTCCCCGACCCGCTGCGCTCCGAACTCATCGACAACGCGGCCCAGTTGCGCAAACGCGCCGCGAGCCTCGCGGTTCCGGTCGCCTACACCGCGCAGCCGGGCCGCATGACCGACGAGGACCGGGGACTGCTCAAGGACTTCTGGGGACCGGGCATGCGCACCACCCCCGAGGACCGCGAGGTCGTCCCCGAACTCGCCCCCGACCCCGGCGACTGGCTGCTCACCAAGTACCGCTACAGCGCCTTCCACCGCTCCGGCCTGCTGCGCCGGCTGCGCGCCGCCGGCCGCGACCAGCTCGTGATCTGCGGGGTCTACGCCCAGATCGGCGTGCTGGCCACGGCCATCGAGGCGTACACCAACGACATCCAGGTCTTCCTCGCCGCCGACGCCGTCGCCGACTTCACCGCCGAGCGGCACCGCCTCACCCTGGACTACGTGGCCGAGCACTGCGGGGTGGTCCTGCCCAGCGCGGAGGTGTTCCGGTGA
- the phzG gene encoding phenazine biosynthesis FMN-dependent oxidase PhzG — protein sequence MNSSKFESLTGRTDRRFPEYDDPPAEPLGLVRDWLAEAVEQGVREPRALALATADKRGRASTRVVVFGGIDDQGLLFTTHSTSRKSRDIEETGWASGLLYWRETSQQISIGGPAVPIGEAEADALWHARPVPLHAMSAASQQSEPLTDPDALRAAAESLAATGAALDRPARFTGYRLVPHEVEFWSARSDRMHHRLRYERDGADWHVTRLQP from the coding sequence ATGAACAGCAGCAAGTTCGAAAGCCTCACCGGCCGCACCGACCGCCGCTTCCCGGAGTACGACGACCCGCCGGCCGAGCCCCTGGGCCTGGTCCGGGACTGGCTCGCCGAGGCCGTCGAACAGGGGGTGCGCGAGCCCCGGGCGCTCGCCCTGGCCACCGCCGACAAGCGCGGCCGCGCCTCCACCCGGGTCGTGGTCTTCGGCGGCATCGACGACCAGGGGCTGCTGTTCACCACGCACAGCACCAGCCGCAAGAGCCGGGACATCGAGGAGACCGGCTGGGCGTCCGGGCTGCTGTACTGGCGGGAGACCTCCCAGCAGATCAGCATCGGCGGCCCGGCCGTCCCCATCGGTGAGGCCGAGGCCGACGCCCTCTGGCACGCACGGCCCGTACCCCTGCACGCCATGTCCGCCGCGTCCCAGCAGAGCGAACCCCTCACCGACCCCGACGCGCTGCGCGCCGCCGCCGAGTCCCTCGCCGCCACCGGCGCCGCCCTGGACCGCCCCGCCCGGTTCACCGGCTACCGGCTGGTTCCGCACGAGGTGGAGTTCTGGTCCGCCCGCTCCGACCGGATGCACCACCGGCTGCGCTACGAACGCGACGGCGCCGACTGGCACGTCACCCGGCTCCAGCCATGA
- a CDS encoding phenazine antibiotic biosynthesis protein, which translates to MTLDIAETDRILEPPHGTRPDPDAFVQAAMAWHFDPDTGSPFWLKRATAFDFDPRRDIRTHADLARFPNVAAELRHVPAADLVPRGYGDRPDVIGVYESGGTTGAPKRVVLLRDWLERTLHWSNEALDAYGFPRGADWLGLVPGGPHIVGEYFQRSVATHGRYGFRVDLDPRWVKRAIAQGRGPEAGAYAEHVIDQAAEVLRTQDIGVMTITPPLLERLARRDELVDLVNDKVRAIRWGGTQMDADSRHLYRTEVFPDTVLSGNYGSTMILGFAGERPGLPDDEPCVFDTLDPWVTFGVVDPDTGLPVPYGERGRVVAHHVSKSFLLPNNLERDLATRVSPPEGGIGDSVADIAPVGVFENETVIEGVY; encoded by the coding sequence ATGACGCTGGACATCGCCGAGACCGACCGCATCCTCGAACCGCCGCACGGCACCCGCCCCGACCCGGACGCCTTCGTACAGGCCGCCATGGCCTGGCACTTCGACCCGGACACCGGGTCGCCGTTCTGGCTCAAGCGGGCCACCGCCTTCGACTTCGACCCCCGCCGTGACATCCGCACCCACGCCGACCTCGCCCGCTTCCCCAACGTCGCCGCCGAACTGCGGCACGTGCCCGCCGCCGACCTCGTCCCGCGCGGCTACGGCGACCGCCCCGACGTGATCGGGGTCTACGAGAGCGGGGGCACCACCGGCGCCCCCAAGCGCGTGGTGCTGCTGCGGGACTGGCTTGAGCGCACCCTGCACTGGAGCAACGAGGCGCTCGACGCGTACGGCTTCCCGCGCGGCGCCGACTGGCTCGGCCTGGTGCCCGGCGGCCCGCACATCGTCGGCGAGTACTTCCAGCGCTCCGTCGCCACCCACGGCCGGTACGGGTTCCGCGTCGACCTCGACCCCCGCTGGGTCAAGCGGGCCATCGCCCAGGGACGGGGACCCGAGGCGGGCGCCTATGCCGAGCACGTCATCGACCAGGCCGCCGAGGTGCTGCGCACCCAGGACATCGGGGTCATGACCATCACCCCGCCCCTGCTGGAGCGGCTGGCCCGCCGGGACGAGCTGGTCGACCTCGTCAACGACAAGGTCCGCGCGATCCGCTGGGGCGGCACCCAGATGGACGCCGACTCCCGCCACCTGTACCGCACCGAGGTCTTCCCCGACACCGTCCTCAGCGGCAACTACGGCAGCACGATGATCCTCGGCTTCGCGGGGGAGCGGCCGGGCCTCCCGGACGACGAACCCTGCGTCTTCGACACCCTCGACCCCTGGGTCACCTTCGGCGTGGTCGACCCCGACACCGGCCTGCCCGTCCCCTACGGGGAGCGGGGGCGGGTGGTCGCCCACCACGTCAGCAAGTCCTTCCTGCTGCCCAACAACCTCGAACGCGACCTCGCCACCCGCGTCTCCCCGCCCGAGGGCGGCATCGGGGACTCCGTCGCCGACATCGCGCCGGTCGGCGTCTTCGAGAACGAGACGGTCATCGAGGGGGTCTACTGA